In one Spirosoma rigui genomic region, the following are encoded:
- a CDS encoding Lrp/AsnC family transcriptional regulator — translation MSIQKLDQIDRNVLEILQANAKITNAQLSKEIGLSPAPTLERVKKLETSGIIQSYHAQLNRDKVGLGVTTFVMVTLVGHKKDTTMSFVDKANTIPEIIECHHITGSGDFLLKVISKDIQSYQALMLDVINEIGEVASTQTMVIMSTFKESKVLPIP, via the coding sequence ATGTCGATCCAGAAATTAGATCAGATAGATCGCAATGTATTAGAAATCCTGCAAGCCAACGCCAAGATCACCAACGCTCAACTTTCCAAGGAAATTGGTCTTTCGCCTGCACCTACGTTAGAACGGGTCAAAAAACTTGAAACGTCGGGTATCATTCAGAGCTATCATGCTCAACTCAATCGCGATAAAGTTGGTCTCGGCGTAACAACGTTCGTGATGGTAACCCTGGTTGGCCACAAAAAAGACACGACCATGTCGTTCGTTGACAAAGCCAATACAATTCCTGAAATCATTGAATGCCACCACATTACCGGATCGGGCGACTTCCTGTTGAAGGTAATTTCGAAGGATATTCAATCGTACCAGGCACTCATGCTCGACGTGATCAATGAAATTGGTGAGGTGGCCAGCACCCAAACCATGGTTATCATGTCGACTTTCAAAGAAAGCAAAGTTCTGCCCATCCCGTGA
- a CDS encoding DUF4295 domain-containing protein: protein MAKKVVATLKTKDNGKAFAKIIKAVKSPKTGAYTFKEEMVPVDEVQSALKS from the coding sequence ATGGCAAAAAAGGTAGTTGCAACCCTGAAAACGAAGGATAACGGCAAAGCTTTCGCTAAAATTATCAAAGCCGTTAAATCGCCTAAAACTGGCGCTTACACCTTCAAAGAAGAAATGGTACCGGTCGATGAAGTACAGTCTGCGCTGAAAAGCTAG
- the rpmG gene encoding 50S ribosomal protein L33 has product MAKKGANRIQVILECTEQKDSGVPGMSRYITTKNRKNTPARIERKKYNPFLKKVTLHKEIK; this is encoded by the coding sequence ATGGCAAAGAAAGGCGCCAATAGAATCCAGGTTATTCTGGAATGCACCGAGCAGAAAGACAGCGGTGTTCCCGGCATGTCCCGGTATATCACCACCAAAAACCGGAAGAACACACCGGCCCGTATCGAGCGGAAAAAATACAATCCGTTCCTTAAGAAGGTAACGCTGCATAAAGAAATTAAATAG
- a CDS encoding ABC transporter ATP-binding protein — translation MTSSPVIHLQDLNKYYGSTHVLKGIDLTVTAGQIVGYIGPNGAGKSTTLKILIGMLPDFTGEATVLGMDVRTQALDIKRRIGYVPENAALYDTLTPMEYLQFVGQLYELDSDHIERKALDLLRLLQLADHANARMTTFSKGMRQKVLLISGLLHNPDVIFLDEPLSGLDANAVVLVKEIIRQLANSGKTIFYSSHIMDVVEKISDRIIIIAQGRIIADGTFAELQQQRPESLEQLFAQLTGSDGQTTVAEEFIQALTL, via the coding sequence GTGACCAGCTCCCCCGTTATTCACCTTCAGGACCTCAATAAATACTACGGCTCGACCCACGTCCTGAAAGGGATCGACCTGACCGTAACGGCGGGACAGATCGTTGGTTATATCGGCCCAAATGGTGCCGGTAAATCCACAACGCTCAAAATTCTGATCGGTATGCTACCCGATTTTACGGGTGAGGCTACTGTACTCGGCATGGATGTGCGGACGCAGGCCCTCGATATCAAACGCCGGATTGGCTACGTTCCCGAAAATGCAGCGCTCTACGACACCCTGACCCCTATGGAGTACCTGCAGTTTGTTGGTCAGCTATACGAACTGGATAGCGACCACATCGAGCGTAAAGCCCTTGACCTGCTCCGGCTGCTTCAGCTAGCCGATCACGCCAATGCGCGTATGACTACGTTTTCGAAAGGGATGCGCCAGAAAGTACTGCTCATTTCCGGACTATTGCACAATCCCGATGTCATTTTCCTCGACGAACCCCTTTCGGGTCTGGACGCTAATGCGGTCGTTCTGGTGAAAGAAATCATCCGGCAGTTAGCTAACAGCGGCAAAACCATCTTCTACAGTTCTCACATTATGGACGTAGTCGAGAAAATATCTGACCGCATCATCATCATTGCCCAGGGCCGGATCATTGCCGATGGTACTTTTGCCGAGCTTCAGCAACAACGGCCTGAATCGCTTGAGCAGCTGTTTGCCCAGCTAACCGGCAGCGACGGTCAAACAACGGTAGCCGAAGAATTTATCCAGGCGCTGACACTATGA
- the rimO gene encoding 30S ribosomal protein S12 methylthiotransferase RimO: protein MKTKGIRTNKINIVTLGCSKNLVDSEVLFTQLKGNGMDVTHESKKDDANIVVINTCGFIDNAKEESINTILRYTDAKEAGIVDKVYVTGCLSHRYKDELEIEMPTVDAWFGTNELPRMLKTLRADYKHELVGERLLTTPAHYAYLKIAEGCDRPCSFCAIPLMRGKHVSRSIDELVVEAQSLARRGTKELILIAQDLTYYGLDIYKKRNLDELISRLSDVNGIEWIRLQYAYPSGFPMEILDVMRDRPNVCNYLDMPLQTGSTELLKLMRRGITREKTENLIESIREKIPDITLRTTLIVGHPGETEAMFQETYDFVERMRFDRMGVFTYSHEDDTHSFTMPDDIPADIKQERADELMDLQQGISQELNQRKVGQTYKVLFDRKEGGYFIGRTEADSPEVDNEVLVPATQYVRLGDFAHVRINRAEEFDLYGEVVNEPTI, encoded by the coding sequence ATGAAAACCAAAGGAATACGTACCAATAAAATCAATATTGTCACGCTCGGTTGCTCGAAGAACCTGGTGGACTCGGAGGTGCTGTTTACGCAACTCAAGGGCAATGGTATGGACGTGACGCACGAATCCAAAAAGGACGACGCCAATATCGTTGTGATCAACACCTGTGGCTTTATTGATAATGCCAAAGAGGAATCTATCAATACCATTCTGCGGTATACCGATGCCAAAGAAGCCGGTATTGTGGATAAAGTCTACGTAACGGGTTGCCTTTCGCACCGCTACAAAGACGAGCTTGAAATAGAAATGCCCACCGTCGATGCCTGGTTTGGCACCAACGAGCTGCCCCGGATGCTGAAAACGCTTCGTGCCGACTACAAGCACGAACTGGTTGGCGAACGGTTGCTGACTACGCCTGCACACTACGCCTACCTTAAAATTGCCGAAGGCTGCGACCGCCCCTGCTCGTTCTGTGCCATTCCGCTCATGCGGGGTAAGCACGTATCGCGCTCGATTGACGAACTCGTTGTTGAAGCACAATCGCTGGCCCGGCGCGGCACGAAAGAGCTGATTTTGATTGCCCAGGACCTGACTTACTACGGACTGGATATTTATAAAAAACGAAACCTCGATGAGTTGATCAGCCGCCTGTCGGATGTGAACGGCATTGAATGGATTCGTCTGCAATACGCCTACCCGTCGGGCTTTCCGATGGAAATTCTGGATGTGATGCGCGACCGCCCGAACGTATGTAACTACCTCGACATGCCCTTGCAAACCGGCTCGACGGAGTTGCTCAAGCTGATGCGCCGGGGTATCACCCGCGAAAAAACCGAAAATCTGATCGAGTCGATCCGCGAAAAAATTCCCGATATAACCCTGCGCACGACCCTAATTGTGGGTCACCCTGGCGAAACGGAAGCCATGTTTCAGGAAACGTACGACTTCGTGGAACGGATGCGCTTCGACCGGATGGGTGTCTTTACGTATTCGCACGAAGATGATACCCACTCCTTTACGATGCCCGACGATATTCCTGCCGACATCAAGCAGGAGCGCGCCGACGAACTGATGGATCTGCAACAGGGAATCTCCCAGGAGTTGAACCAGCGAAAAGTGGGTCAGACCTACAAAGTACTGTTTGACCGCAAGGAAGGTGGTTATTTCATTGGCCGTACCGAAGCCGATTCGCCTGAGGTGGACAACGAAGTACTCGTGCCCGCGACTCAATACGTGCGGCTGGGCGACTTCGCCCACGTACGCATCAACCGAGCAGAGGAATTCGATTTGTACGGAGAGGTTGTGAACGAGCCTACGATTTAA
- a CDS encoding aspartate-semialdehyde dehydrogenase — MKIAVVGATGLVGSEILKVLEERNFPVSELILVASERSVGKQIEFKGKPHTVVSFQDAIAAKPAVAIFSAGGSTSLSLAPQFAAAGITVVDNSSAWRMDPTKKLVVPEINANTLTPEDKIIANPNCSTIQMVVALKPLHDKYTIKRVVVSTYQSVTGTGKAAVDQLFAEREGREGVAKVYPHAIDLNVLPHIDVFLDNGYTKEEMKMVNETKKIMGDDSIQVTATTVRIPTIGGHSEAVNVEFENDFDLNDVVELLTNAEGVIVQDDPKNFVYPMPLTAHGKDEVFVGRIRRDESQPNTLNMWIVADNLRKGAATNAVQIAEYLLKHELVNVAENTVA; from the coding sequence ATGAAAATTGCAGTTGTTGGCGCTACCGGCCTGGTCGGCAGCGAAATCCTGAAGGTGCTGGAAGAACGCAACTTCCCCGTTTCTGAACTTATTTTGGTTGCCTCCGAGCGGTCGGTTGGTAAACAGATCGAGTTTAAGGGCAAGCCGCACACGGTTGTCAGCTTTCAGGATGCCATTGCGGCCAAGCCCGCCGTTGCTATTTTCTCGGCTGGTGGCAGCACATCCTTGTCCCTAGCTCCTCAGTTTGCCGCTGCTGGTATCACCGTCGTCGACAACTCGTCGGCCTGGCGGATGGACCCGACCAAAAAACTGGTTGTACCTGAAATCAACGCCAATACGTTGACTCCGGAGGATAAGATCATTGCCAACCCCAACTGCTCAACCATTCAGATGGTAGTGGCCCTCAAGCCCCTGCACGATAAATACACCATCAAACGTGTAGTGGTGTCTACCTATCAGTCGGTAACGGGAACGGGCAAAGCCGCTGTTGATCAACTTTTTGCGGAACGCGAAGGACGAGAAGGTGTTGCCAAGGTATATCCCCACGCCATTGACCTCAATGTACTCCCGCACATTGACGTCTTCCTCGATAATGGATATACGAAAGAGGAGATGAAGATGGTAAACGAGACCAAGAAGATCATGGGCGATGACTCCATCCAGGTAACCGCGACCACCGTTCGTATCCCAACCATCGGTGGCCACTCCGAAGCCGTTAACGTTGAGTTCGAAAACGATTTCGATCTAAACGATGTAGTAGAACTGCTCACGAATGCTGAGGGTGTTATCGTACAGGATGATCCGAAAAACTTTGTGTACCCAATGCCGCTGACGGCTCATGGTAAAGACGAGGTTTTTGTTGGTCGCATCCGCCGGGACGAGAGCCAGCCTAACACGCTGAACATGTGGATCGTTGCCGACAACCTCCGGAAAGGTGCTGCTACCAACGCCGTTCAGATCGCAGAATACCTCCTGAAACATGAGCTGGTAAACGTTGCCGAGAACACCGTCGCGTAA
- a CDS encoding tetratricopeptide repeat protein yields the protein MKRLMLTVWLTGLAALAQAQLYDPSAFDKVYDGLLKHPGVQIESAEAINQMYNYKFYEADKEFRWLRTRYPKHPMPYFMMGLAEWWKIVPNTDITDYDDQCLMYMDSTIALAEELYDKNENKVEPAFFLAAAYAFKGRLYSERKKWAKATLAGKNALKYFDKCKGNADISPELLFGDGMYNYYAQWIPENYPLLKPILAFFPKGNKKSGIQQLEKTANTAFYTRVEARYFLLQIYSMESQYDKAYEMAKYMTEQYPDNPFFERYYARSAFAQGRLNEAERVSKDILAKIERSQSGYEGVSGRTAAYILGYINQLFYKNLPEAKANYLKSMEFAKQTNSMDAGYYWSSVLALGKIATEEKQYDQAQAYFKEVIDKAERKSSQFKEAKKALDANKKSRREERRSRRE from the coding sequence ATGAAACGACTCATGTTGACGGTATGGCTGACGGGACTGGCTGCGCTGGCGCAGGCTCAACTGTACGACCCGTCGGCGTTTGATAAGGTATATGATGGGTTGCTCAAGCACCCCGGCGTTCAGATTGAATCGGCGGAGGCTATCAACCAGATGTATAACTACAAGTTCTACGAGGCTGACAAGGAGTTTCGGTGGCTGCGTACGCGTTATCCTAAACACCCCATGCCTTATTTTATGATGGGGCTGGCCGAGTGGTGGAAAATTGTACCCAATACGGACATAACGGACTACGACGATCAATGCCTGATGTACATGGACTCGACCATAGCGCTGGCCGAAGAACTGTATGACAAGAACGAAAATAAAGTCGAGCCCGCTTTTTTCCTGGCTGCAGCTTACGCGTTCAAAGGACGTTTGTACTCTGAACGGAAGAAGTGGGCGAAAGCGACCCTGGCGGGCAAGAATGCGCTGAAATACTTCGACAAATGCAAGGGTAATGCCGACATCAGCCCGGAATTGCTTTTTGGCGATGGTATGTACAATTACTACGCTCAGTGGATTCCGGAAAACTATCCTTTACTGAAGCCTATATTGGCTTTCTTTCCCAAAGGAAACAAAAAGAGCGGTATTCAGCAGCTCGAAAAGACGGCAAATACGGCTTTTTACACCCGGGTTGAAGCCCGTTATTTCCTGCTCCAGATTTACAGTATGGAAAGTCAGTACGATAAAGCCTACGAGATGGCAAAGTACATGACTGAACAGTACCCGGATAATCCCTTCTTTGAGCGGTACTACGCCCGGTCGGCTTTTGCGCAGGGTCGGCTAAACGAAGCTGAGCGGGTTTCGAAAGATATTCTCGCCAAGATCGAACGGAGCCAGTCGGGCTATGAAGGAGTCAGCGGCCGTACTGCAGCGTATATCTTGGGCTACATCAACCAGCTTTTTTACAAGAACCTGCCCGAGGCTAAAGCGAATTACTTGAAGTCGATGGAGTTTGCCAAGCAGACCAACTCTATGGATGCCGGTTATTACTGGTCGTCGGTGTTGGCGCTGGGTAAGATTGCCACGGAAGAAAAACAGTACGACCAGGCGCAGGCTTATTTCAAGGAAGTAATTGACAAGGCAGAGCGCAAATCCAGTCAATTTAAGGAAGCGAAAAAAGCGCTTGATGCTAACAAGAAATCAAGGCGGGAAGAGCGTCGTAGCCGGAGGGAGTAA
- the hpt gene encoding hypoxanthine phosphoribosyltransferase produces the protein MLAINDKTFVPFIAADAIQTRIQELAEQINQEYINRKPLIVVVLNGAFIFAADLLKNLTIPCEVTFIRVASYTATESTGQLKQILGLSESITNRDLIVIEDIVDTGLTICEVCDQLRGQQPASIAIATLLFKPTALRKAIDLHYVGFEIENRFVLGYGLDYDGLGRNTKEIFVLKEE, from the coding sequence ATGCTAGCCATCAACGACAAAACATTCGTACCTTTTATCGCTGCCGACGCTATTCAAACGCGGATTCAGGAACTGGCCGAACAGATTAATCAGGAATACATCAACCGGAAACCCCTGATCGTAGTAGTCCTCAACGGTGCTTTCATCTTTGCCGCCGACCTGCTAAAAAACCTGACAATTCCCTGCGAGGTGACTTTTATCCGGGTAGCTTCCTACACGGCGACCGAGTCGACGGGGCAGCTAAAGCAGATTCTCGGCCTGAGCGAAAGCATTACCAACCGCGACCTGATTGTCATTGAAGATATTGTCGATACCGGCCTGACCATTTGTGAGGTTTGCGACCAGCTGCGCGGCCAGCAACCAGCGTCTATTGCTATCGCTACCCTGCTGTTCAAGCCTACAGCACTCCGGAAAGCCATCGACCTTCACTACGTCGGTTTCGAAATCGAAAACCGGTTTGTCCTCGGCTACGGCCTTGACTACGACGGACTCGGCCGCAATACGAAAGAGATATTTGTGTTGAAAGAAGAGTAA
- a CDS encoding NADH-quinone oxidoreductase subunit D — protein sequence MTTQTIQYEYAPGHFRASEPAFYQPGMLNEGEMILNMGPQHPSTHGVLRLEVVTDGEIVVDVVPHLGYLHRCFEKHAESLPFNQIIPFVDRLDYLAAMNSEHAFVMGVEKMLGIQHDIPKRTEYIRVLVAELNRIAAHFVGIGTYALDIGAYTPFLWLMRDREHIQRLLEWVSGARMLYNYIWIGGLFYDLPVGFEERCREFVAYLKPKLVELQQIVIDNDIFIGRTANVGVLPLAVAIDYGCTGPMLRGSGLRYDLRRVDGYSVYPELDFDIPIGEGKMGAVGDCWDRNNVRVLECHESLRIIEQCLDQLTGDHKRTRDYDPQAVVPKKIRPKAMDFYARAESAKGELGFFFRTDGRSDVPVRCKARSCSFHNLSVISEISKGAMLADLVAIIGSIDVVMGEVDR from the coding sequence ATGACTACGCAAACGATTCAATACGAATATGCTCCCGGCCACTTCCGGGCCTCAGAACCGGCTTTCTATCAGCCGGGTATGCTCAACGAGGGCGAGATGATTCTGAATATGGGACCGCAGCACCCGTCTACCCACGGCGTGCTACGGCTCGAAGTCGTGACAGACGGTGAAATTGTGGTCGATGTTGTGCCGCACCTGGGCTACCTGCATCGCTGCTTCGAGAAACACGCTGAATCGCTGCCGTTCAACCAGATAATTCCGTTCGTGGATCGGCTCGACTATCTGGCGGCCATGAACTCAGAACATGCTTTTGTGATGGGTGTGGAGAAGATGCTGGGAATCCAGCATGATATTCCTAAACGAACCGAATATATCCGGGTGCTGGTGGCTGAACTGAACCGTATTGCGGCTCACTTCGTGGGCATTGGGACCTACGCGCTCGATATTGGTGCTTACACGCCTTTCCTATGGCTCATGCGGGATCGTGAGCACATTCAGCGCCTGCTCGAGTGGGTTAGCGGAGCACGCATGCTGTATAATTATATCTGGATTGGCGGACTATTTTATGACCTGCCCGTCGGATTTGAAGAGCGTTGCCGTGAGTTTGTGGCTTACCTGAAGCCGAAATTGGTTGAGTTGCAGCAGATCGTCATTGACAACGATATATTTATTGGACGAACGGCTAACGTGGGGGTATTGCCGCTGGCTGTTGCCATTGACTACGGCTGTACGGGGCCTATGCTGCGTGGATCGGGGCTGCGCTATGACCTGCGCCGGGTTGATGGGTATTCAGTATATCCCGAGCTGGATTTCGATATTCCCATCGGGGAAGGGAAAATGGGTGCCGTGGGCGATTGCTGGGACCGCAACAACGTAAGGGTCCTTGAATGCCACGAGTCACTGCGGATTATCGAGCAGTGCCTTGACCAGCTCACCGGCGATCATAAACGTACGCGTGATTATGACCCGCAGGCGGTGGTCCCCAAAAAGATCAGACCTAAAGCGATGGATTTCTACGCCCGCGCCGAAAGCGCTAAAGGCGAGTTGGGATTTTTCTTCCGGACCGATGGACGCTCCGACGTACCAGTCCGTTGTAAAGCCCGCTCATGCAGCTTCCACAACCTCTCAGTGATCAGTGAAATCAGCAAAGGGGCCATGCTCGCCGATCTGGTGGCTATCATCGGCTCCATCGACGTAGTAATGGGGGAGGTAGATCGGTAG
- the bshC gene encoding bacillithiol biosynthesis cysteine-adding enzyme BshC, which translates to MDCQYLPLASTGQFSSLFLDYLDQKDSLKPFYNRFPDIRSFQQQLDERTFDAQKRTALVNALERQYQHITTKPDVSVLLDPKTFTVTTGHQLNIFTGPLYILYKLITTIKLARRLKETYPDYTFVPIYWMATEDHDFAEINHFSMFGKQYTWQTEQRGAVGRMNPQELKTLFDQIPEKLSLFEDAYLKHDTLADAVRYYINELFGAEGLICLDADDAGLKQVFAPVMRDELTHQRSGQLVQEQTEQLAALGYKTVIAPRDINLFYLDDQVRERIECKDGVYKVLHTNLRFSEDEMLALLNEHPERFSPNVVLRPLYQETILPNLAYIGGPSEVPYWLQLKSVFTQYQTPFPMLMPRNFAMYVPAVSAKRIRKLGLMPENLFQDTITLKREFVELHTSHALKFDNENKQVSKALDAILHKAQMVDPTLEKAVLAETKRFANAVARLEKKMRRAEEHNQETGVRQLLAVKHELFPNDGLQERSENFLTFYLNDRAFLQKMLSAFDPLDYRMQLCLE; encoded by the coding sequence ATGGACTGTCAGTACCTGCCGCTCGCATCCACCGGCCAGTTTTCTTCCCTGTTTCTCGATTATCTCGACCAGAAAGACAGTTTAAAACCCTTCTATAACCGTTTCCCGGATATACGGTCCTTTCAGCAACAGCTTGACGAACGCACGTTCGACGCTCAGAAACGGACTGCTCTGGTCAACGCGCTTGAGCGGCAATACCAGCACATAACTACTAAGCCAGACGTATCGGTACTGCTTGACCCCAAGACGTTTACGGTAACAACGGGACACCAGTTGAACATTTTTACGGGGCCACTTTATATCCTGTACAAGTTAATCACGACGATCAAGCTGGCCCGCCGGCTAAAAGAGACTTACCCCGACTATACCTTCGTGCCCATTTACTGGATGGCCACCGAAGACCATGACTTTGCCGAGATCAATCATTTCTCGATGTTCGGTAAGCAGTATACCTGGCAAACGGAGCAGCGGGGAGCCGTGGGCCGCATGAATCCGCAGGAGTTAAAAACGCTTTTCGACCAGATTCCCGAGAAACTGTCGTTGTTTGAAGATGCGTATCTCAAGCACGACACGCTGGCCGATGCCGTTCGGTACTACATCAATGAATTGTTCGGGGCCGAAGGGTTAATTTGTCTGGACGCCGATGATGCCGGGCTGAAGCAGGTTTTTGCCCCTGTCATGCGCGATGAGCTTACCCACCAGCGGTCGGGCCAGCTCGTACAGGAGCAAACGGAGCAATTGGCCGCACTGGGTTACAAAACGGTTATTGCCCCCCGCGACATAAATCTCTTTTACCTCGACGATCAGGTTCGGGAACGGATTGAATGCAAAGACGGCGTTTATAAAGTACTGCATACTAATCTTCGATTTTCGGAAGATGAGATGCTGGCTCTGCTCAACGAACATCCCGAACGGTTCAGCCCGAACGTAGTACTGCGTCCGCTCTATCAGGAAACGATTTTACCCAATCTGGCTTATATCGGTGGCCCGTCGGAGGTTCCCTACTGGCTGCAGTTAAAATCCGTATTTACGCAGTATCAGACACCATTTCCGATGTTGATGCCGCGCAACTTCGCCATGTATGTGCCCGCTGTAAGTGCCAAACGCATCCGCAAGCTGGGTCTGATGCCCGAAAACCTATTCCAGGATACGATCACCCTGAAACGGGAATTCGTCGAACTTCATACCAGCCACGCCCTGAAGTTCGACAACGAAAACAAGCAGGTTAGCAAAGCCCTTGATGCCATTCTGCACAAGGCTCAAATGGTCGACCCAACGCTGGAGAAGGCCGTTCTCGCCGAAACAAAGCGGTTTGCCAATGCCGTAGCCCGGCTCGAAAAAAAGATGCGCCGGGCCGAAGAGCACAACCAGGAAACGGGCGTCCGGCAACTACTTGCCGTTAAGCACGAGTTGTTTCCTAATGATGGCCTGCAGGAACGCTCCGAGAATTTTTTGACTTTTTATCTCAACGACCGCGCCTTTTTGCAAAAGATGCTCTCCGCCTTCGACCCGCTGGACTACCGGATGCAGCTTTGCCTGGAGTAG
- the ftsY gene encoding signal recognition particle-docking protein FtsY codes for MALFGLFSKEKKETLDKGLEKTKDSFFSKLGRAVVGKSTVDEEVLDELENVLISSDVGVETTVKIIRQIEERVARDKYMGTDELDRILREEIATLLSANNSVDVPDDFGLPANKKPYVIMVVGVNGVGKTTTIGKLAAQFHKRGLKVVLGAGDTFRAAAVDQLKLWGDRVGVPVISHGMNTDPSAVAFDAVKKGVDMGADVVIIDTAGRLHTKVNLMNELTKIKRVMQKVTPDAPHEVLLVLDGSTGQNAFIQATEFTKATEVSALAITKLDGTAKGGVVIGISDQFKIPVKYIGVGERIDDLQTFNKMEFVDSFFKK; via the coding sequence ATGGCTTTATTCGGCTTATTTTCAAAAGAAAAGAAAGAAACGCTCGACAAGGGGCTGGAAAAAACCAAAGATAGCTTCTTCTCTAAACTGGGGCGGGCCGTTGTCGGCAAGTCTACCGTTGATGAAGAAGTACTCGACGAACTGGAAAACGTCCTGATCTCGTCCGACGTGGGTGTGGAAACAACCGTCAAGATCATCCGCCAGATCGAAGAACGCGTTGCCCGTGACAAATACATGGGTACCGATGAACTGGACCGGATTCTGCGGGAAGAGATTGCTACGTTGCTGTCGGCCAATAATTCCGTTGATGTACCGGACGATTTCGGGCTTCCCGCCAACAAAAAACCGTATGTGATCATGGTGGTTGGGGTCAATGGCGTTGGTAAAACGACCACCATTGGCAAACTGGCGGCTCAATTTCACAAACGCGGCCTAAAGGTCGTGCTGGGTGCGGGTGACACATTCCGGGCAGCTGCCGTTGACCAGCTTAAACTCTGGGGCGATCGGGTTGGCGTACCAGTCATCTCCCACGGCATGAACACCGATCCATCGGCCGTGGCGTTCGATGCTGTTAAGAAAGGGGTCGATATGGGTGCCGATGTCGTTATCATTGACACGGCTGGCCGTTTGCATACGAAAGTTAACCTCATGAATGAGTTGACGAAGATCAAACGGGTAATGCAGAAAGTAACGCCCGACGCCCCCCATGAGGTACTACTGGTGCTGGACGGCTCGACCGGGCAAAACGCATTTATCCAGGCTACCGAGTTTACGAAAGCGACAGAAGTATCGGCATTGGCGATCACAAAGCTGGATGGTACAGCGAAAGGTGGGGTCGTGATTGGTATCTCGGACCAGTTCAAAATCCCGGTCAAGTACATCGGTGTTGGCGAACGGATCGATGATCTGCAGACCTTCAATAAGATGGAGTTTGTGGATTCGTTCTTTAAGAAATAA
- a CDS encoding carboxypeptidase regulatory-like domain-containing protein, whose translation MLIFKLLSINEVEAGENGFINSVRDAKPVKTVMSGKDGKFCVSVPAGRYSVLVREPKGLYANLSDSQNNINPVQVEKGKKAKATVEITHEAVF comes from the coding sequence GTGCTTATTTTTAAGCTGCTCTCGATAAACGAAGTGGAAGCGGGTGAGAATGGATTTATCAACTCCGTTCGGGACGCGAAGCCGGTAAAAACGGTGATGTCGGGCAAGGATGGGAAGTTTTGCGTGAGTGTACCGGCCGGCCGTTACTCGGTTCTGGTGCGGGAGCCGAAAGGGCTATACGCCAACCTGTCCGATAGTCAGAACAATATTAATCCCGTGCAGGTCGAGAAAGGGAAAAAAGCAAAGGCAACGGTCGAGATCACGCACGAAGCCGTATTTTAA
- a CDS encoding 5-formyltetrahydrofolate cyclo-ligase — translation MTKSALRQQFLSRRRALTADDVAHRSASITQQVFQLMQPIDRLSTPGAGVIHIFLPIVRQNEVNTWAIIHRFWREYPMVRIATSITNLASSQLTHYLLTPETKLVENRWGIPEPQPDEHFRVDNSQIDTVLIPLLVFDQRGHRVGYGKGYYDRFLANDVPHSRKIGLSLFDPVDKIDDVEHTDVRLESCITPDRLYIFN, via the coding sequence ATGACGAAATCTGCGTTACGTCAACAGTTTCTGTCCCGGCGCCGGGCGCTGACGGCAGATGATGTAGCGCATCGTAGCGCGTCAATTACCCAGCAGGTTTTCCAGCTTATGCAGCCAATTGACCGGTTATCAACACCGGGCGCTGGTGTTATCCACATTTTCCTCCCCATCGTTCGCCAGAATGAGGTCAACACCTGGGCGATCATTCACCGGTTCTGGCGGGAGTATCCAATGGTTCGGATTGCCACGTCGATTACCAATCTGGCTTCCAGCCAACTTACCCACTACCTGCTCACCCCCGAAACGAAGCTGGTAGAAAACCGCTGGGGCATTCCGGAACCGCAACCGGATGAACATTTTCGGGTTGACAATAGCCAGATCGATACGGTACTGATTCCACTACTTGTGTTTGACCAGCGCGGCCACCGGGTTGGATACGGAAAAGGGTATTATGATCGCTTTCTGGCCAATGATGTTCCTCACAGTCGTAAGATTGGCCTGTCGCTCTTCGACCCGGTAGACAAAATCGATGATGTAGAACACACTGATGTAAGATTGGAAAGCTGCATCACCCCTGATCGCCTATATATCTTTAATTAA